The following are from one region of the Methanoculleus caldifontis genome:
- a CDS encoding AMP phosphorylase, with the protein MKLTVKLLDIANRGVLLHSTDAQAMRIRDGDRVLVADEVTGKAAQGHVDTTGSLIEPGVIGIYRPLNATLAVDEGTPVEVRGAERPASLSHIRKKMDGGRFTKDETFDIVRDIVSETLAPGEITAYVTASYINGLDMDEVEYLTRAMVDTGDRLRFTRHPVVDKHSIGGVPGNKITLLIAPIIAASGLLIPKTSSRAITGAGGTADLMEVLAPVSFSATEVQQMTEKVGGAIVWGGATNIAPADDKIITYEYPFRIDARGQMIASVMAKKFAVGANLVVIDIPVGRNTKITTVQDGRKLAREFIELGERLGMRVECALSYGESLVGHTIGPNLEVREALAVLEGAAAPNSLIQKSLSLAGIALEMAGKAAQGQGYQAASEILRSGKALEKMRQIIEIQGGDPVVKADDIVAGEYRFDVRAPHDGYVIELNNSALVTLARLAGSPYDHGAGLEIHAKKGTRVKKGDPIFTIYAEREWRLERAIEVGRTLMPVVVEGMVLERIPPERWV; encoded by the coding sequence TTCGCGACGGCGACCGTGTCCTGGTTGCCGACGAAGTGACCGGGAAGGCTGCCCAGGGCCATGTCGACACCACCGGCTCGCTCATCGAGCCCGGTGTCATCGGGATCTACCGGCCGCTGAACGCCACGCTTGCCGTCGATGAGGGCACCCCCGTCGAGGTCCGGGGCGCCGAGCGGCCCGCATCTCTCTCGCACATCCGGAAGAAGATGGACGGGGGACGGTTTACAAAGGACGAGACTTTCGATATTGTCAGAGACATCGTCAGCGAAACCCTCGCTCCCGGCGAGATCACCGCTTATGTCACCGCGTCCTACATCAACGGCCTCGACATGGACGAGGTAGAATACCTGACGAGAGCCATGGTCGATACCGGGGACCGCCTCCGTTTCACCCGGCACCCTGTCGTCGACAAGCACTCGATCGGTGGCGTGCCCGGCAACAAGATCACGCTCCTGATCGCACCGATCATCGCCGCGAGCGGTCTTCTGATCCCCAAGACCAGTTCCCGCGCCATCACCGGTGCCGGCGGGACGGCGGATCTGATGGAGGTCCTTGCGCCGGTCTCGTTCTCTGCGACCGAAGTGCAGCAGATGACCGAGAAGGTCGGTGGCGCCATCGTCTGGGGCGGTGCCACGAACATCGCTCCCGCCGACGACAAGATCATCACCTACGAGTACCCGTTCCGGATCGACGCCCGGGGCCAGATGATCGCGAGCGTCATGGCCAAGAAGTTCGCCGTCGGCGCGAACCTCGTCGTCATCGATATCCCGGTCGGCCGGAACACGAAGATCACGACGGTCCAGGACGGCCGGAAACTCGCCCGCGAGTTCATCGAACTCGGGGAACGTCTTGGTATGCGGGTCGAGTGTGCGCTGAGTTACGGGGAATCGCTCGTCGGTCACACCATTGGTCCGAACCTTGAGGTGCGCGAGGCGCTTGCCGTCCTCGAGGGAGCGGCCGCGCCGAACTCCCTGATCCAGAAGAGTCTCTCTCTCGCCGGGATCGCGCTCGAGATGGCCGGGAAGGCTGCGCAGGGACAGGGGTATCAGGCTGCCTCGGAGATTCTCCGGAGCGGCAAGGCTCTCGAGAAGATGCGTCAGATCATCGAGATCCAGGGCGGCGACCCGGTGGTGAAGGCCGACGATATCGTCGCCGGGGAGTACCGGTTCGACGTGAGGGCACCGCACGACGGCTATGTCATCGAGTTGAATAACAGCGCGCTCGTCACGCTCGCCCGGCTTGCCGGCTCGCCGTACGATCACGGTGCCGGGCTTGAGATCCACGCGAAGAAGGGGACCCGCGTCAAAAAGGGCGATCCCATCTTCACCATCTATGCCGAGCGGGAATGGCGGCTTGAGCGTGCGATCGAGGTCGGCCGGACGCTGATGCCGGTGGTCGTGGAAGGGATGGTCCTCGAGCGGATTCCGCCCGAGCGCTGGGTGTAA
- a CDS encoding PEGA domain-containing protein, which translates to MLKRRIIITLILFCCLLCCTAQAVTLRVSVADEKTGGALADASVYIDGTYVGSTASDGTYSYYHTGKKDLRVKVVRTGYKDWVEYVDADRTSVFVNMVRKDEILTFELYDAVTLKPIAGALVRIEGDGVSSSGTTGSTGSTEFSVKAGALYNVEVRTSGYYELTKTVQVENSKKVVQYWLFRSDLLAVQVKDSTTSTPIAGAEVFIDGTRAGTTDADGKLPLNLQREKRYSFRVTAPDYQTYQEERYLDADVVLLHVGLSKSTYPLSITATNEAMKFIEGAEVYLNGTFQGKTNHYGRFALSEVHAGTYEFLVRAPGYEEWAGTRQVSGKGEEIVAELKYDRASVTIRAEGADRRAVAGAVIVIDGQVAGTTDGLGCLRTALVTDRVYAVAAARDGYENLSVDVEIPLGSTEFTVPLVMEQSLNVWMIAAGIGVVAVVLVAGVLVLRRRQAGRDQSKPRGRDGL; encoded by the coding sequence ATGTTAAAGCGTCGTATCATCATAACTCTGATTCTCTTCTGCTGTCTCCTCTGCTGCACGGCGCAGGCGGTCACCCTGCGGGTCAGCGTGGCCGACGAGAAGACCGGTGGTGCGCTCGCCGATGCCTCAGTATACATCGACGGCACCTATGTGGGAAGCACCGCATCCGATGGCACGTACTCATACTATCACACCGGGAAGAAAGATCTGCGCGTGAAGGTGGTCCGGACGGGCTACAAGGACTGGGTGGAGTATGTCGATGCCGACAGGACCAGCGTCTTTGTCAATATGGTGCGCAAAGATGAGATCCTTACGTTCGAGCTCTACGATGCGGTAACCCTGAAGCCGATCGCCGGCGCCCTGGTGCGTATCGAGGGTGACGGGGTCTCCTCTTCGGGGACAACCGGTAGCACCGGGAGCACTGAATTCTCCGTGAAGGCCGGTGCGCTCTACAACGTCGAAGTCCGCACGTCGGGATACTATGAGTTAACGAAGACCGTGCAGGTGGAGAACAGCAAGAAGGTCGTCCAGTACTGGCTCTTCAGGAGCGATCTCCTTGCGGTTCAGGTCAAAGACAGCACTACCTCCACTCCCATCGCAGGTGCGGAAGTCTTTATCGACGGTACGCGTGCCGGGACGACCGACGCTGACGGGAAGCTGCCGCTCAATCTGCAGCGGGAGAAGAGGTACTCCTTCAGGGTCACGGCACCGGACTACCAGACCTATCAGGAGGAGCGTTACCTCGACGCGGATGTCGTGCTCCTTCACGTAGGCCTCTCGAAGTCGACATACCCGCTCTCGATAACAGCCACGAACGAGGCGATGAAGTTCATCGAAGGGGCGGAGGTCTACCTCAACGGAACATTCCAGGGGAAGACCAACCATTACGGTCGATTCGCGCTCTCCGAGGTTCACGCCGGCACGTATGAGTTCCTGGTACGTGCGCCCGGGTACGAGGAATGGGCCGGAACGCGCCAGGTCTCTGGAAAAGGGGAGGAGATCGTCGCCGAGCTCAAGTACGATCGGGCAAGCGTGACCATCCGCGCCGAGGGGGCCGACCGAAGAGCGGTCGCCGGTGCGGTGATCGTCATCGACGGTCAGGTTGCCGGGACGACCGACGGTCTCGGGTGTCTCCGGACGGCGCTTGTGACGGATAGGGTCTATGCTGTTGCCGCCGCCCGTGACGGCTACGAAAACCTCTCGGTCGACGTCGAGATCCCGCTCGGTTCGACCGAGTTCACCGTCCCGCTCGTGATGGAGCAGAGCTTAAACGTATGGATGATCGCGGCAGGTATCGGGGTTGTTGCTGTGGTCCTCGTCGCGGGGGTGCTTGTCCTGCGACGCAGGCAGGCCGGGCGGGACCAGAGCAAACCGCGGGGCCGTGACGGGCTGTAA